The Buteo buteo chromosome 3, bButBut1.hap1.1, whole genome shotgun sequence genome has a window encoding:
- the LOC142029503 gene encoding fatty acid-binding protein, adipocyte: MCDQFVGTWKLLSSENFEDYMKELGVGFATRKMAGVAKPNVTISINGDVITIKTESTFKNTEISFKLGEEFDETTADDRKTKNVITLDNGILNQVQKWDGKETIIKRKVVDGNLVVECTMNNVTCKRVYEKA; encoded by the exons ATGTGTGACCAGTTTGTGGGCACCTGGAAGCTCCTTTCTAGTGAAAACTTTGAGGACTATATGAAAGAGCTGG GTGTGGGGTTTGCTACCAGGAAAATGGCTGGTGTGGCCAAGCCCAATGTAACTATTAGCATCAATGGTGATGTGATAACCATCAAAACAGAAAGTACCTTCAAAAATACAGAGATCTCTTTCAAGCTGGGTGAAGAGTTTGATGAGACCACAGcagatgacagaaaaacaaag aaCGTCATAACCCTAGACAATGGCATACTGAACCAGGTGCAGAAGTGGGACGGAAAAGAGACTATCATAAAGAGAAAAGTGGTGGATGGGAACCTGGTGGTG gAATGCACCATGAATAACGTTACCTGCAAAAGAGTTTATGAAAAAGCATGA